The Pan troglodytes isolate AG18354 chromosome 1, NHGRI_mPanTro3-v2.0_pri, whole genome shotgun sequence genome includes a region encoding these proteins:
- the SLC45A3 gene encoding solute carrier family 45 member 3 isoform X1 has translation MVQRLWVSRLLRHRKAQLLLVNLLTFGLEVCLAAGITYVPPLLLEVGVEEKFMTMVLGIGPVLGLVCVPLLGSASDHWRGRYGRRRPFIWALSLGILLSLFLIPRAGWLAGLLCPDPRPLELALLILGVGLLDFCGQVCFTPLEALLSDLFRDPDHCRQAYSVYAFMISLGGCLGYLLPAIDWDTSALAPYLGTQEECLFGLLTLIFLTCVAATLLVAEEAALGPAEPAEGLSAPSLPPHCCPCRARLAFRNLGALLPRLHQLCCRMPRTLRRLFVAELCSWMAFMTFTLFYTDFVGEGLYQGVPRAEPGTEARRHYDEGVRMGSLGLFLQCAISLVFSLVMDRLVQRFGTRAVYLASVAAFPVAAGATCLSHSVAVVTASAALTGFTFSALQILPYTLASLYHREKQVFLPKYRGDTGGASSEDSLMTSFLPGPKPGAPFPNGHVGAGGSGLLPPPPALCGASACDVSVRVVVGEPTEARVVPGRGICLDLAILDSAFLLSQVAPSLFMGSIVQLSQSVTAYMVSAAGLGLVAIYFATQVVFDKSDLAKYSV, from the exons ATGGTCCAGAGGCTGTGGGTGAGCCGCCTGCTGCGGCACCGGAAAGCCCAGCTCTTGCTGGTCAACCTGCTAACCTTTGGCCTGGAGGTGTGTTTGGCTGCAGGCATCACCTATGTGCCGCCTCTGCTGCTGGAAGTGGGGGTAGAGGAGAAGTTCATGACCATGGTGCTGG GCATTGGTCCAGTGCTGGGCCTGGTCTGTGTCCCGCTCCTAGGCTCAGCCAGTGACCACTGGCGTGGACGCTATGGCCGCCGCCGGCCCTTCATCTGGGCACTGTCCTTGGGCATCCTGCTGAGCCTCTTTCTCATCCCAAGGGCTGGCTGGCTAGCAGGGCTGCTGTGCCCGGATCCCAGGCCCCTGGAGCTGGCACTGCTCATCCTGGGCGTGGGGCTGCTGGACTTCTGTGGCCAGGTGTGCTTCACTCCACTGGAGGCCCTGCTCTCTGACCTCTTCCGGGACCCGGACCACTGTCGCCAGGCCTACTCTGTCTATGCCTTCATGATCAGTCTTGGGGGCTGCCTGGGCTACCTCCTGCCTGCCATTGACTGGGACACCAGTGCCCTGGCCCCCTACCTGGGCACCCAGGAGGAGTGCCTCTTTGGCCTGCTCACCCTCATCTTCCTCACCTGCGTAGCAGCCACACTGCTGGTGGCTGAGGAGGCAGCGCTGGGCCCCGCCGAGCCAGCAGAAGGGCTGTCAGCCCCCTCCTTGCCGCCCCACTGCTGTCCATGCCGGGCCCGCTTGGCTTTCCGGAACCTGGGCGCCCTGCTTCCCCGGCTGCACCAGCTGTGCTGCCGCATGCCCCGCACCCTGCGCCGGCTCTTCGTGGCTGAGCTGTGCAGCTGGATGGCATTCATGACCTTCACGCTGTTTTACACGGATTTCGTGGGCGAGGGGCTGTACCAGGGCGTGCCCAGAGCTGAGCCGGGCACTGAGGCCCGGAGACACTATGATGAAG GCGTTCGGATGGGCAGCCTGGGGCTGTTCCTGCAGTGCGCCATCTCCCTGGTCTTCTCTCTGGTCATGGACCGGCTGGTGCAGCGATTCGGCACTCGAGCAGTCTATTTGGCCAGTGTGGCAGCTTTCCCTGTGGCTGCCGGTGCCACATGCCTGTCCCACAGTGTGGCCGTGGTGACAGCTTCAGCCGCCCTCACCGGGTTCACCTTCTCAGCCCTGCAGATCCTGCCCTACACACTGGCCTCCCTCTACCACCGGGAGAAGCAG GTGTTCCTGCCCAAATACCGAGGGGACACTGGAGGCGCTAGCAGTGAGGACAGCCTGATGACCAGCTTCCTGCCAGGCCCTAAGCCTGGAGCTCCCTTCCCTAATGGACACGTGGGTGCTGGAGGCAGTGGCCTGCTCCCACCTCCACCCGCGCTCTGCGGGGCCTCTGCCTGTGATGTCTCCGTACGTGTGGTGGTGGGTGAGCCCACCGAGGCCAGGGTGGTTCCGGGCCGGGGCATCTGCCTGGACCTCGCCATCCTGGATAGTGCCTTCCTGCTGTCCCAGGTGGCCCCATCCCTGTTTATGGGCTCCATCGTCCAGCTCAGCCAGTCTGTCACTGCCTATATGGTGTCTGCCGCAGGCCTGGGTCTGGTCGCCATTTACTTTGCTACACAGGTAGTATTTGACAAGAGTGACTTGGCCAAATACTCAGTGTAG
- the SLC45A3 gene encoding solute carrier family 45 member 3 isoform X2, translating into MECIGPVLGLVCVPLLGSASDHWRGRYGRRRPFIWALSLGILLSLFLIPRAGWLAGLLCPDPRPLELALLILGVGLLDFCGQVCFTPLEALLSDLFRDPDHCRQAYSVYAFMISLGGCLGYLLPAIDWDTSALAPYLGTQEECLFGLLTLIFLTCVAATLLVAEEAALGPAEPAEGLSAPSLPPHCCPCRARLAFRNLGALLPRLHQLCCRMPRTLRRLFVAELCSWMAFMTFTLFYTDFVGEGLYQGVPRAEPGTEARRHYDEGVRMGSLGLFLQCAISLVFSLVMDRLVQRFGTRAVYLASVAAFPVAAGATCLSHSVAVVTASAALTGFTFSALQILPYTLASLYHREKQVFLPKYRGDTGGASSEDSLMTSFLPGPKPGAPFPNGHVGAGGSGLLPPPPALCGASACDVSVRVVVGEPTEARVVPGRGICLDLAILDSAFLLSQVAPSLFMGSIVQLSQSVTAYMVSAAGLGLVAIYFATQVVFDKSDLAKYSV; encoded by the exons ATGGAAT GCATTGGTCCAGTGCTGGGCCTGGTCTGTGTCCCGCTCCTAGGCTCAGCCAGTGACCACTGGCGTGGACGCTATGGCCGCCGCCGGCCCTTCATCTGGGCACTGTCCTTGGGCATCCTGCTGAGCCTCTTTCTCATCCCAAGGGCTGGCTGGCTAGCAGGGCTGCTGTGCCCGGATCCCAGGCCCCTGGAGCTGGCACTGCTCATCCTGGGCGTGGGGCTGCTGGACTTCTGTGGCCAGGTGTGCTTCACTCCACTGGAGGCCCTGCTCTCTGACCTCTTCCGGGACCCGGACCACTGTCGCCAGGCCTACTCTGTCTATGCCTTCATGATCAGTCTTGGGGGCTGCCTGGGCTACCTCCTGCCTGCCATTGACTGGGACACCAGTGCCCTGGCCCCCTACCTGGGCACCCAGGAGGAGTGCCTCTTTGGCCTGCTCACCCTCATCTTCCTCACCTGCGTAGCAGCCACACTGCTGGTGGCTGAGGAGGCAGCGCTGGGCCCCGCCGAGCCAGCAGAAGGGCTGTCAGCCCCCTCCTTGCCGCCCCACTGCTGTCCATGCCGGGCCCGCTTGGCTTTCCGGAACCTGGGCGCCCTGCTTCCCCGGCTGCACCAGCTGTGCTGCCGCATGCCCCGCACCCTGCGCCGGCTCTTCGTGGCTGAGCTGTGCAGCTGGATGGCATTCATGACCTTCACGCTGTTTTACACGGATTTCGTGGGCGAGGGGCTGTACCAGGGCGTGCCCAGAGCTGAGCCGGGCACTGAGGCCCGGAGACACTATGATGAAG GCGTTCGGATGGGCAGCCTGGGGCTGTTCCTGCAGTGCGCCATCTCCCTGGTCTTCTCTCTGGTCATGGACCGGCTGGTGCAGCGATTCGGCACTCGAGCAGTCTATTTGGCCAGTGTGGCAGCTTTCCCTGTGGCTGCCGGTGCCACATGCCTGTCCCACAGTGTGGCCGTGGTGACAGCTTCAGCCGCCCTCACCGGGTTCACCTTCTCAGCCCTGCAGATCCTGCCCTACACACTGGCCTCCCTCTACCACCGGGAGAAGCAG GTGTTCCTGCCCAAATACCGAGGGGACACTGGAGGCGCTAGCAGTGAGGACAGCCTGATGACCAGCTTCCTGCCAGGCCCTAAGCCTGGAGCTCCCTTCCCTAATGGACACGTGGGTGCTGGAGGCAGTGGCCTGCTCCCACCTCCACCCGCGCTCTGCGGGGCCTCTGCCTGTGATGTCTCCGTACGTGTGGTGGTGGGTGAGCCCACCGAGGCCAGGGTGGTTCCGGGCCGGGGCATCTGCCTGGACCTCGCCATCCTGGATAGTGCCTTCCTGCTGTCCCAGGTGGCCCCATCCCTGTTTATGGGCTCCATCGTCCAGCTCAGCCAGTCTGTCACTGCCTATATGGTGTCTGCCGCAGGCCTGGGTCTGGTCGCCATTTACTTTGCTACACAGGTAGTATTTGACAAGAGTGACTTGGCCAAATACTCAGTGTAG